DNA from Nocardioides yefusunii:
TGATCCGTAGACCTTCTGCTCGCGACCCTCGAGGATCCCGTCGGTGACGAGATGGTCGAGGTGGCGTCGCACAGCAGCTGCGGTCAGGCGGAGCCGGGCAGCAAGTTCGGCCGTCGTGGACGGTCCGTTCTCCAGGATCGACCGCACCACCCGGTCACGGGTGGAGGCGTCGCCGACGGCGACTGCAGGGCTACGGACGAATTCCACAACACAATTGTCACTTTAATGGAGGACACGTTTCAAGTAAGGCCCTCCTAAGTGCGGACGGCACCCCCGCATGAGGGGTGCCCACGACGTGGCGTGACTCACACTCGCGTCTCGTCATGCGGTGGGATGCGGGCGCCTCGCGATGGAGTCACGCCTCCCGAGGACCGGCCTCATGGGGTTGCTCCCTAGAATGACGAGGTGCCAACAGCCGACGCCGCAGTGCTCGTCGAATCGCTCGTGATGAAGTACGGCGACAAGACGGCAGTCGACAACCTCTCGCTCACCGTCCAGCGCGGGACCATCACCTCGGTGTTGGGTCCCAACGGCGCCGGGAAGACGACCACCCTCGAGACCTGCGAGGGGTACCGACGTCCCCACGCCGGCCGCGTCCGGGTGCTGGGGCTCGACCCCGTCGCCGACCGCCGCGCCCTGCTGCCCCGGATCGGGGTGATGCTGCAGGGCGGCGGCGCCTGGTCCGGTGTCCGCGCCGACGAGATGCTGCGCCACGTCGCCTCGCTGCACGCGAACCCCCTCGACATCGGTGCTCTCTCCGAGCGTCTCGGACTGGAGGAGTGCGGTCGGACGCCGTTCCGGCGCCTGTCCGGAGGACAGCAGCAGCGCCTCGGCCTCGCGATGGCCGTCGTGGGTCGCCCCGAGGTGGTCTTCGTCGACGAACCCACCGCGGGCATGGACCCTGCCATCCGACGCCAGACCTGGGCGCTCCTGGAAGAACTGCGTGACAGCGGCGTCACCGTCGTCCTGACCACGCACTACCTCGAAGAGGCAGAACGCCTCAGCGACGTGGTGCACATCGTCGACCACGGCCGCGTGGTCCGCTCGGGCACTCCGGCCGAGATCACCGGACAGGGCAGCGCCGAGTTGCGACTCACGAGCGTCGCTCCCCTTCACGACGACGCGGTGAGCGACCTCGGCCGCCTCCTCGCCCACGACGGCGGACAGGTACGACGCGTGGACGCGCACAGCCTCACCGGACGGGTCGCACCGGGCACCGGCACCCTCTCGGTGCTGTTGTCCTGGGCCGCGACCCACGAGGTACAGACCCAGCGCCTCAGCCTGGGACAGCGCACCCTCGAGGACGTCTACCTCGAGCTCACCTCCCGCTCCGCCCTCCAGGAGGCCCCTGCATGAGCGCCCTCGACCTGAGCCCGGCCCCCGGCAGCGCGCCGCTGTGGCGCCAGGTCCGCACGCAAGCGGTCATGGAGGCCAAGCTCATGATGCGCAACGGCGAGCAGGTGGGCGTGGCGATCTTCGTGCCGCTGCTGGCCCTCGTCGTCGGCGTCGCCGGTGCCGAC
Protein-coding regions in this window:
- a CDS encoding ABC transporter ATP-binding protein — encoded protein: MPTADAAVLVESLVMKYGDKTAVDNLSLTVQRGTITSVLGPNGAGKTTTLETCEGYRRPHAGRVRVLGLDPVADRRALLPRIGVMLQGGGAWSGVRADEMLRHVASLHANPLDIGALSERLGLEECGRTPFRRLSGGQQQRLGLAMAVVGRPEVVFVDEPTAGMDPAIRRQTWALLEELRDSGVTVVLTTHYLEEAERLSDVVHIVDHGRVVRSGTPAEITGQGSAELRLTSVAPLHDDAVSDLGRLLAHDGGQVRRVDAHSLTGRVAPGTGTLSVLLSWAATHEVQTQRLSLGQRTLEDVYLELTSRSALQEAPA